In the genome of Nomascus leucogenys isolate Asia chromosome 12, Asia_NLE_v1, whole genome shotgun sequence, the window TACCATTTTAAGGGTAACTAGGAGAAGGCAGATCTTAATTGCATGCTCCCCAGTGTCCAGTGTTAGGAAAAAGCCGAAAGTAACTCCAACAAAGGAGTCTTACACTGAAGAAATAGTCTCTGAAGCAGAATCTCATGTTTCAGGTATTTCTAGAATTGTGCTTCCCACAGAAAAAACGACAGGAGCCAGAAGAAGTAAGGCTAAATCTCTGACAGATCCAAGCCAAGAATCTCATATAGAAGCTATATCTGATGCTGAGACATCAAGCTCAGACATTTCATTCTCTGGAATTGCAATTAGAAAAACCAGGAGTATGCAGAGGAAATTAAAGGCACAAACTGAAAAGAAAGGTAGTAAGATTGTACCAGGAAATGAGAAACAGATCGTGGGTACACCTGTGAATTCAGAGGATTCAGATACCAGACAAACTTCCCATTTACAAGCAAGATCTCTTTCTGAGATAAATAAGCCAAATTTCTATAATAATGACTTTGATGATGATTTCTCCCACAGAAGTTCAGAAAATATATTAACAGTGCAAGAACAGGCCAATGTTGAATctcttaaagaaacaaaacagaattgtAAGGATTTGGATGAAGATGCCAATGGAATAACAGATGAGGGGAAAGAAATTAATGAGAAAAGTTCTCAGCTGAAGAATCTTTCTGAACTTCAGGACACTAGCCTTCAACAGTTAGTTTCTCAGAGACATTCaaccccccaaaataaaaatgctgtatCAGTGCACTCTAATCTGAACTCTGAGGCTGTAATGAAATCATTAACTCAGACATTTGCAACTGTGGAAGTAGGCAGATGGAATAACAAGAAAAAGAGCCCCATAAAAGCAAGTGACTTGACAAAGTTTGGTGATtgtggtggtagtgatgatgaAGAAGAGTCCACAGTTATAAGTGTCAGTGAAGACATGAACGGTGAAGGGAATGTAGATTTTGAATGTGATACCAAACTATACACGTCTGCGCCCAGCACATCTCAGGGTAAAGATAATTCTGTCTTATTAGTTCTCAGCAGTGATGAAAGCCAACAGTCTGAAAACAGTGAGAATGAAGAGGATACTTTATGTTTTGTTGAAAATAGTGGCCAAAGGGAGTCATTAAGTGGAGACACAGGAAGTCTGTCATGTGACAATGCATTGTTTGTAATTGACACAACTCCTGGAATGAGTGCTGATAAAAATTTTTACTTGGAAGAGGAAGACAAGGCAAGTGAGGTTGCcattgaggaagaaaaagaagaggaagaggatgaaAAAAGTGAAGAGTCATCAGACCACGACAAAAATGAAGATGAGTTTAGTGATGAAGAAGACTTACTAAATAGCACAAAGGCTAAACTGtaagtttttcctttatttttataagtttttgaTACATGTGTTTCAAGTGGTTAATTtaccataaaaatatgaaatgttagCCTGGGGAATGAGAAAATCGCCGCCTTGGGTTCTTCATGGAATGGCTCTTCTATCCAGCATTTCCCTTGTCTTTTTGGATACCTATTTTAGTCATATTTTTCCCACCAATCATAGCTAAAGGTGCTCCTTTTGGTGACATATTAGAAATCAACCTGTtggatgcagtgactcatgcctgtaatcccagcactttgtgaggctgaggcaggaggatcacttgagcccaagtaggtgtttgagatcagcctgggcaatatagggagaccctatctctacataaaaaaatttttttaaattagccatgtgtggtgccctgtgcgcctgtggtcccagctacttggggagctgaggtgggaaaattgcttgagccctggagattgaggctgcagtgagccatgattgtgccactgcactccagcctgggcagtagagggagatgttgtctcaaaaaaaaaaaaaaaaaatcatatgttaAGATTTTCGTATGTGATTGTTAAGAGCAGTAAGTGACTcgtgcctttaatctcagcactttgggaggctgaggcaggtggatcacttgagccttggagttcaagactggcttgggcaacatgggaaaaacccatctctacaaaaaatttttaaaaaaagctgggcatggtggcaagcacctgtggtcccagctactggggaggctgaggtgggagggtcacttacttgagctcaggaggcagaggttgcagtgagccaagatcacgccacagcactccagcatgggtgacagcgagaccctgtctcaaaaaaaaaaaaaaaaaagaatatatactctCTTCTGCTTGCATTCTTTCACTGAGAATATTGTTTCTGTAATTCATCCACGTTACTGTATATAccagtagttcattcttttttattgctgagtggtattccattgtatgaccATACAACAATGAATTTATCCATTCAAGTAATGATAGACATTCGGGTTGTATCCATTTTTCAATATTGTGAGTATTTGGGAATTTAGAGTTCCATAATGTCAAATGATCATTTAAGATTGAGTGCAAatttactttgggaggccgaggtgggtgtatcacctgaggtcaagagttggagactagcctggctgctgggcgtggtggcgggcacctgtaatgccagctacttaggaggctgaggcaggagaattgcttgaacccgggaggtggaggttgcagtgagccgagatcgtgccattgcactccagcctgggcaacagagcaaaacttggtctcaaaaaaaaaaaaaaaaagattgagtgcACcctaagctgggtgtggtgtcatgtgccaGTAGTTCCAGCCAGGGGACTACATATATACATTCAGGGTTGAGAATTACTGCCAAGACACTGCACTAGAATGATTTCACTTTCCAGTAGAGGTTGATTATGCTTTCAACTACTCAGTGTATGTGGATAATTAGGGAGGAAAGTTACTGTAAGTCCAAGTGTACTTGCTTATTAAAAGGACCCTTCCATAATATAAAGTAGAAATTATTACATAAATACAGCAGGAGCCCGGGTCAACCCTAGAAGATCCCAATTTGGTAAGTCTGGGGtatgatatttgtatttttaaaacactccTGTGGGATGGATGCTCATTGCTGTTCGAGACTCGCTTTAGAGATACTAGCAAATGCCCTTAGTCACCCAGGAAAAAACATTGAAGTTTTGATAACTTGGAAGTTCAAGAACCTGCCTTTCTCATTAGTTTTAGAAATGGAGATGTATACATTTATTAACTCACTACCTATATATGAAGTTGAATTGTCAGGTatattctcttctctccttttctgtaaTTTATAAAATCTCTTTACAAAATCTATTGATATTTTATATGGccttaatcttcttttttttgttgttgagacggaggcttgctctgtcgcccaggccggagtgcagtgatgcgatctcggcttacgGCAACCTCAGTcgcctgggttcaagagattctcctacctcagcctccctagtagctgggattgcaggcgtgcaccaccacacctggctaattttttgtatttttagtagagacagcgtttcaccattttggccaggctggtcttgaactcctgacctcaagtgatccgcccgccttggcctctcaaagtgctgggattacaggcatgagccactgcgcccggtgcCTTAATCTTCTCTAAGAAAATCTGGAGAATATCCACCATGGCTAACacattgaaaccccgtctctactaaaaatactaaaaaaattagccaggcgtggtggcgggcacctgtagtcccagctactcgggaggctgaggcaggagaatggtgtgaacccgggaggcggagcttgcagtgagccgagatcgcgccactgcactccagcctgggcgacagagccagactctgtctcaaaaaaaaaaaaaagaaagaaaatctggagAATAAATTTGGatgtgttcccccaaaaccttttttgtttaattcattGTTCATCCAGAGTTTCTTCTAAATGACTTTACtagattgaaaatatttacaggagtttaagaccagttttggcaacatattgagactctgtctctacaaaaaaaagaaaagaaaaaatgagccaggtgtggggtgcgcgcctgtagtcccagccacccagggaggttgaggtgggaggatcacttgagtcccaagagttcaaggctgcagtggtcaccactgcactccatcctgggcaacagtgagaccctgtctcaaaaaataaaataaaataaaatgatgaaaaatatatttatttagagttttttcAGGAATTCCTTGTAAAAAtaagatgcttttttttctttattttggacaatacaagggaagagaagaataagtgattttttaaaatgacatcttacttgtttccattttgatttaattacTTGATCTTTAAGtggtgatttctttttcagtctaAAGTTGACAAGCAGCAGCATAGACCCTGGTCTGAGTATCAAGCAGTTGGGTGGTTTGTATATTAATTTCAATGCAGATAAACTACAGTCTAACAAGAGAACCCTAACACAGatcaaggagaaaaagaaaaatgaggtaaGTTTATTGTGCTGTTAGGTTTTCACAGAACTAACCAATCACTTTTAGAAATTAGTCCTTGGTAAAAGACTGATTTTCCTACGGTGAAACCACATTGGCCTAATGTGTtagttttttccttctctctaaaaCAGTCATTTCTTTTTACCATAAAATCCTATCTATGAAtgataatgctttaaaaataaatcaatacagGGTCAGTGTTCCTCATCTTACACCCACCAATTATGATCccaggggttttgtttttttcccttttcttgctATACTTTTAGTTCTTAAGTTCTTAACTAATGTAGACTGTTGAGAATCTGAAAGCTGTAAatgcctgcctgcctcttccACCCGGAAAAAAATGCACATGTGCATATAgacattttacatataatttcagaaggaattaCTCTTAGGGTAACTTTACCCAAACCCTTAGCTTTAGCCAACACCTTGCACTGCTTTCTCCTAAATCTGTATTTTCTAGCCTTGATGCTTCTCACTTTCACTTTCAGACCTTTAAATCCAAGTACCTATTTGTTCATTTAGATGTCCTCAGGCACTTGACCTCACTAATTCCCCTTTCCCTGCCTGAACCAGGAATCCTCTTTTTGTATTCTCTCTTCTGGCTAATGAAACcaaaatctcttttccttttgtagTCAGTCACCAAGCCTCTAGGGGAAGATgtttctctgcttcctcctttTCAAGCGACTGTCACCAGCTAGTGCAGGCCTTTGTTTCTCATCTAGACTACTCCAGTGGCTTCCTTACtgatcttgttttctttcttttttttttttttgagacggagtctcgctctgtcgcccaggctggagtgcagtggcgcaatctctgctcactgcaagctccgcctcccgggttcacgccattctcctgcctcagcctctctgagtagctgggactacaggcgcccgccaccacgcccggctaattttttgtatttttagtagagacggggtttcaccgtgggcttgatctcctgacctcgtgatccgcctgccttggcctcccaaagtgctgggattacaagcgtgagccaccgagcctggccttgatcttgttttcatcttcttcttcaagccatcctccataCTTGTAGATTTCTCTGTCTAAAAACACAAATCTGGCTGGGCAAggtagctcacatctataatcccagcactttcggaggctgaggcaggagaattgcttaagcccaggagtttgagaccaacctgggcaacataacgagaccacATCTCTCCTCCCTGCCGCaaaaaacacaccacacacacaggtgTGACATAGTATTCTCTTAAATCCTTCAAGGTACCTCTCTACCCCACCCAACAGTCATGTGCTCTGTTCTTGCCACTGAAGACTACTGTAGTTGCCTGAACTTACCCTGCTTTTCCCCAAGCAAGTGCAACAATAATTGATCGTTGCCCTTGGGGAACATTTTACCTCCAGTCCTTCTCACAGCCCCTCTGTTTCCATAACATCTAGCATAGATCTGATTCATTATTGATCATGTGATATGTTAACTcaccatcttttctttatattcctaAAACAGGGTTTTTCAGTCTCAGCACCACTGATGTTTTGAGCTGCATAATTGTGTTGTGAGATGTTCCGTGCATagtaggatgtttaacagcatccatCTTTTgcccactagatgtcagtagcatTCTTCCGTATCCTCACCaccaccaaaaatgtctccagacattgccaaatgctcccaattgagaaccactgtccttgAGCGTCGTACAGTACTTGACACACAGCAAACTCTTAATCATTTGTTAAGTAAATATCATGCCCCCTTTTATGAGTGATAGGAAAGCCTAGACGGCTACCTATACCACACAGAAACATCTAGGCCTGAACCTGAATTGTGTGGCTGACTGTTAATTTCTGAGTTGATCATTTCAAATGTCAGTCCCAAATTAATGCTTGTACTATATTCCTGTAAACTATTTTGAGAGCTACAGAGCAGTCTTACTTGGTTCTTGTACTGAGAAAAATACTAATTAACCTGAGGTTCCTTTAATCACACAGAGTTTTAGGAGAATATAATCATCCTAGTCAAGTAACAAAAGTACAGAAATCACTTAGGAAAAGATAAACAGATTTGACtgcacaaatttatttatttattttggagaaatggtgttctatgttacccaggctagtcttgaactcctggcctcaagtgattgtcctgccttggtctcctaaagagttgggattacaggcatgagccaccgtgcctggccttttttttcttttttcttttttttgggggctgggtggggggagacagggtctcactctgtcacccaggttggagtgagtggcacagtcatagcttgctgcagcctcaagctcctggactcaggtgatccttctgccttagcttcctgagtagctgggactacaggtgtgtgccaccatgcccaactaatttttttttttttttttacagtcagggtcttgctatgttgaccaaggtggtctaaaactcctggcctcaagtgatcctcctcccttggcctcctcagagcactaggattataggtgtgagccactttgccaggctgactaaaaattttaaaacttatagaAGTTTAAACTGTTGAAAAACTTATATAACATTCTGACATTATTTTAAAgccaattttatgtttttatagctTCTGCAGAAAGCCGTCATTACACCTGATTTTGAGAAAAACCACTGTGTTCCACCATATAGTGAATCAAAGTATCAACTTCAGAAAAAACGCAGAGTAAGTACAGTGACTTAATTAAAATGCTTAGATATGTTTGGCTATATATTTTCAGCTTATACAACGTAACTGCACAATTAAACTGTATCTGTTGGTCTATATATGAgtccaaagaaaataattacagattTCTAAGGGCTGTAAAATATAGTACCATAAACACATTATGTATAGATTTTCACATCTTTGCAGCCACAATGGTGCATATAtaagtagagttttttttttaaatatatatatatagattgcTTCTATCTGCCATTTCAACTAGTTATCCAGAGAGCTTGGAGGAAAGTTGAGGATGGTACTCTAGTAATGTTACTATAATATGGAGCaccctggcacatggtaggcactaaCTAAATACTTGTTGtatgaatgaaacaaaattaaataacttgtagGAGTTTTCAaaagaatagtattttattttattgtagaaatAACACAAGGTTCTGGATCCTTATATGAGTGGCTTTCTGAGACTCCTGGGTGactgaataaaaatgtttacatataaGCTCTAGAAATGAAAGtgtttttgtacattttcttaCTGCCTATAGTCTGTTTTAGACAATAAAAATTGAAGTTGTGTGTTATTCTCCCAGCAAGTCAGCAGTTACTCtctgagacagaaaatagattttacAGAGCCCTCATTTATGAAACTGATAATCCTGTGCCTAATTTAGCAGAGAAGTCACTTTTTGTGATTTAATTCCTTTTATCTCTATGATTCTGGATTTAAGTGCTTTCAATAAAGTaaccatttgtttttaatttacaaaactcggccgggcgtggtggctcacgcttgtaatcccagcagtttgggaggccgaggcgggcggatcacgaggtcaggagatcgagatcacggtgaaaccccgtctctactaaaaatacaaaaaaattagccgggcgtggtagcgggcgcctgtagtcccagctactcggagaggctgaggcaggagaatggcatgaacccgggaggcggagcttgcagtgagccgagagcgcgccactgcactccagcctgggcgacagagcgagactctgtctcaaaaaaaaaaaaaaaaaaaatttacaaaactttCTGTATGTGTTA includes:
- the DNTTIP2 gene encoding deoxynucleotidyltransferase terminal-interacting protein 2, whose amino-acid sequence is MVVTRSARAKASIQAASAESSGQKSSAANGIQAHPESSTGSDAQTAESQTTGKQSLIPRTPKARKRKSRTTGSLPKGTEPSTDGETSEAESNYSVSEHHDTILRVTRRRQILIACSPVSSVRKKPKVTPTKESYTEEIVSEAESHVSGISRIVLPTEKTTGARRSKAKSLTDPSQESHIEAISDAETSSSDISFSGIAIRKTRSMQRKLKAQTEKKGSKIVPGNEKQIVGTPVNSEDSDTRQTSHLQARSLSEINKPNFYNNDFDDDFSHRSSENILTVQEQANVESLKETKQNCKDLDEDANGITDEGKEINEKSSQLKNLSELQDTSLQQLVSQRHSTPQNKNAVSVHSNLNSEAVMKSLTQTFATVEVGRWNNKKKSPIKASDLTKFGDCGGSDDEEESTVISVSEDMNGEGNVDFECDTKLYTSAPSTSQGKDNSVLLVLSSDESQQSENSENEEDTLCFVENSGQRESLSGDTGSLSCDNALFVIDTTPGMSADKNFYLEEEDKASEVAIEEEKEEEEDEKSEESSDHDKNEDEFSDEEDLLNSTKAKLLKLTSSSIDPGLSIKQLGGLYINFNADKLQSNKRTLTQIKEKKKNELLQKAVITPDFEKNHCVPPYSESKYQLQKKRRKERQKTAGDGWFGMKAPEMTNELKNDLKALKMRASMDPKRFYKKNDRDGFPKYFQIGTIVDNPADFYHSRIPKKQRKRTIVEELLADSEFRRYNRRKYSEIMAEKAANAAGKKFRKKKKFRN